The genomic interval TCTCTCATTGGCATCTACCTCGAAATCAGACACTCAACGAAAGGATGCGCTCGCATATCTTACAACTCAACTCTCTTCTCAACCCGTAAACGAATCAATACCCCTCCCAACTGCTGTTATTCTCCCGAAACTACTCCCTTTGATCCTTGATGGAAATGCCTCTGTGCGAACACAGCTCCTCAAATTCCTTCGACTTTTACCACCTGCAGATATCGGTGATCGAGCCGAATCCGCCTTACTATACACAAGAGCTGGTATGACGCATTTGGCCACCGAAATCCGAGTAGACGCTTTGGCTGTATTGGAATGGCTTCTCCAAGTTGCAGGAGAAGATGTAGTTTCATGTCCGGGTGGGTGGGTGAAAACACTGAAAAGTTTCATGTCAATGATAGGCTGGACTACAAGTAGCGCAACGTCAAAATGGTCATCTGCAAGTAGAGTTAGCTTTGGAATAAGTAGGGCTAGTTTTGAGAAGTCAGGGAAAACTCTTCCAAGACAGTTAATGGTGCTTTCCCAATTTCTCAAGGCTGGGCTTGTAGAACCGGAAATGGTTGTGCAGCCTACTACGAGTGGGAATAATTTCCCGCTTTTCGATGTCGAGCGACATATGATACCTTCTAGGGCGAACGCATATGCGCATCTCAATCTATTTGGGTCGtcgagagatgaagaaggagaaatgtATATTGATAGGGAAGATCGCCAAAGAGTTTTCCACAAAAGATTTGAGGCAGATTTACTCGTAGGAGTAGAGCATGCTAAGAGGGAAGCTGGTGAAGCTGGCAGAGCTGCAGCAGTTCTCACCAAAGTTCTACGGGATGGTA from Botrytis cinerea B05.10 chromosome 9, complete sequence carries:
- the Bcipi1 gene encoding Bcipi1; the protein is MGSSARKKREKKKDFQKVKLRVGKTKAKADNFTDTSFKSKSIVVNQQSLTTAAPSNVVQFTHYLSLASTSKSDTQRKDALAYLTTQLSSQPVNESIPLPTAVILPKLLPLILDGNASVRTQLLKFLRLLPPADIGDRAESALLYTRAGMTHLATEIRVDALAVLEWLLQVAGEDVVSCPGGWVKTLKSFMSMIGWTTSSATSKWSSASRVSFGISRASFEKSGKTLPRQLMVLSQFLKAGLVEPEMVVQPTTSGNNFPLFDVERHMIPSRANAYAHLNLFGSSRDEEGEMYIDREDRQRVFHKRFEADLLVGVEHAKREAGEAGRAAAVLTKVLRDGMNDYSGVDDTQ